The Pocillopora verrucosa isolate sample1 chromosome 14, ASM3666991v2, whole genome shotgun sequence genome has a segment encoding these proteins:
- the LOC131794885 gene encoding uncharacterized protein isoform X1 produces MQSGSGVYLGDEGSAERNDVLLKRAEEVSVGSTQMLGQFQESFGERLDTYTQRMEKLSEEIVGLIVMKEREKDLMTNKLHTFREARKEMSVTMNGIRASTKSEKESVNTSLEALKQLSERMNELVVSAEMEKELLTKELKSSREAVKQLSQELNEVRASTDREKESLNTFKEALKRLSEMMNELRVSAGTEKELLMKELKASRDREKELLNSKEAFKQLSEMMNDLKVSTKAEKEFLTKELKSSGEEVKQLSQEMNEVRASTDREKESLNTSKEALKQLSEMMNELRVSAEKEKELLTKKLKSSREAVKQLSQENNELRAAAPSDEYDETDSSSPTLFKKFKGFFVSSKSSTAGRRSHQKTQLKELEVTSEASRDREKELPKNELQAPREGQNKSERKASGKRLKEEQGSVKEMEKHRAVSPSNECDEPGASRPTLFRKFKGFFGSSKSTRQGRRSHKKTTKELKINTEASSGMQLLAVNEDHLEDVQEHEERTDKLEILGSKEVEMDSTASSGRCKAGLSLVKNTNSGKRYHKMTDGQEGLESDGGKRSNGMVPTNSSVDNHVSQNHFDVEATINQTTDRQQSIRNDVALQQMFAYFITQRACCGGDCCSHFFKQICGGPSRCSGPGQLPPMRYAQSLPSLQHTMDSRDLVNSEIKIEQQPKSQKQQEGSKVVFELKVQEQDRYSYQWLKDGAELEGKCDATLILDNVELREFGWYSCLVCSQENFGINCESSRAWLDVVPSQNGTKLKTFSEVDLSTCDRIASYLEKKVSYGLGGDRQAAAVFGMTGDMIGALGASKSAGQEVIEFVKVTKPDITVYTVCKQLKGDKMRRFDIAKILENHLTITESEV; encoded by the exons ATGCAGAGTGGCAGCGGAGTATATCTGGGCGATGAAG GTTCTGCAGAGAGGAATGATGTTCTTCTTAAGAGAGCAGAAGAGGTTTCTGTGGGATCCACTCAAATGCTTGGACAATTTCAAG AGTCTTTTGGTGAGAGGCTAGACACCTATACACAACGCATGGAGAAGCTCTCAGAGGAGATAGTTGGGCTGATAG taATGAAGGAGAGGGAAAAAGATTTAATGACGAACAAGCTGCACACCTTCAGAGAAGCCCGTAAAGAGATGTCAGTGACAATGAATGGAATTAGAG CATCAACAAAGAGCGAGAAAGAGTCAGTGAACACCTCCCTAGAAGCCTTAAAACAGCTCTCAGAGAGGATGAATGAACTTGTAG TGTCCGCGGAGATGGAAAAAGAGTTACTGACGAAAGAGCTGAAATCATCCAGAGAAGCTGTAAAACAGCTTTCACAAGAATTAAATGAAGTGAGAG CATCAACGGATAGGGAAAAAGAGTCACTGAACACCTTTAAAGAAGCCTTAAAACGGCTTTCAGAGATGATGAATGAACTTAGAG TGTCCGCAGGGACTGAGAAAGAGTTACTGATGAAAGAGCTGAAAGCATCTAGAGATAGGGAAAAAGAGTTATTGAACTCCAAAGAAGCCTTTAAACAGCTGTCAGAGATGATGAACGATCTTAAAG TATCCACAAAGGCAGAAAAAGAGTTTCTGACGAAAGAGCTGAAATCATCCGGAGAAGAAGTAAAACAGCTTTCACAGGAAATGAATGAAGTGAGAG CATCAACGGATAGGGAAAAAGAGTCACTGAACACCTCTAAAGAAGCCCTAAAACAGCTTTCAGAGATGATGAATGAACTTAGAG TGTCCGCAGAGAAGGAAAAAGAGTTACTGACGAAAAAGCTGAAATCATCTAGAGAAGCCGTGAAACAGCTTTCACAGGAGAATAATGAACTGAGAG CGGCAGCGCCATCAGATGAATATGATGAAACAGATTCTTCAAGCCCGacgctttttaaaaaatttaaag GCTTCTTTGTCTCATCAAAGTCATCCACAGCGGGAAGGCGTTCACATCAaaaaactcaattgaaagaGCTTGAAGTAACTTCAGAAG CATCCAGGGACAGAGAAAAAGAGTTACCTAAAAATGAGCTGCAAGCCCCCAGAGAGGGGCAGAATAAGAGTGAGCGTAAAG CTTCAGGCAAGAGACTAAAAGAGGAACAAGGGAGtgtcaaagaaatggaaaaacataGGG ctgtGTCGCCATCAAATGAATGTGATGAGCCAGGTGCATCAAGGCCAACGCTTTTCAGGAAGTTTAAAG GCTTTTTTGGCTCATCAAAGTCAACACGACAGGGAAGGCGTTCacataaaaaaacaacgaaaGAGCTTAAAATTAACACCGAag CTTCTTCAGGAATGCAGCTGTTAGCCGTGAATGAAGACCATCTTGAAGATGTTCAAGAGCACGAAGAGAGGACAGACAAACTGGAAATTTTAGGAAGTAAAGAAGTGGAAATGGACAGTACtg CTTCTTCAGGAAGATGTAAAGCCGGTCTTTCCCTCGTTAAAAATACCAATTCTGGGAAGCGGTACCACAAGATGACGGACGGTCAGGAAGGTTTGGAGAGTGACGGAGGGAAACGAAGCAATG GAATGGTTCCAACTAACAGTTCCGTGGATAACCATGTCAGCCAAAACCATTTTGACGTAGAAGCCACAATCAATCAAACGACAGACAGGCAGCAAAGTATTCGCAATGACGTAGCTCTGCAGCAAATGTTTG CGTATTTCATTACTCAAAGGGCATGTTGTGGAGGAGACTGTTGTAGTCATTTCTTTAAACAA ATATGCGGTGGTCCATCACGGTGCTCAG GTCCAGGACAACTTCCACCAATGCGCTATGCTCAAAGTCTACCTTCACTACAACATACAATGGACAGTAGGGACCTAGTCAAC AGCGAAATAAAGATCGAACAGCAACCTAAATCTCAAAAACAACAGGAAGGTTCAAAAGTGGTTTTTGAGTTGAAGGTGCAGGAGCAGGATAGATATTCCTATCAATGGCTGAAAGATGGAGCCGAACTGGAGGGAAAGTGCGATGCCACCCTTATCCTTGATAATGTTGAGCTCCGTGAATTTGGCTGGTACAGTTGTCTAGTTTGCTctcaagaaaattttggaataaaCTGCGAATCATCACGGGCATGGCTGGACGTTGTCCCTAGTCAGAATGGAACAA AACTAAAAACGTTTTCAGAGGTAGACCTATCAACTTGTGATAGGATAGCTTCCtatctggaaaaaaaagtctCATATGGTCTTGGAGGTGACAGACAGGCGGCCGCTGTGTTTGGCATGACAGGGGACATGATTGGAGCACTTGGAGCATCCAAGTCCGCTGGACAAGAGGTCATTGAATTTGTGAAGGTGACTAAACCGGACATCACAGTTTACACAGTTTGTAAACAGTTAAAGGGCGACAAAATGAGGCGTTTTGATATCGCAAAGATCTTGGAGAACCATCTTACAATTACTGAAAGTGAAGTCTAG
- the LOC131794885 gene encoding uncharacterized protein isoform X2: protein MQSGSGVYLGDEGSAERNDVLLKRAEEVSVGSTQMLGQFQESFGERLDTYTQRMEKLSEEIVGLIVMKEREKDLMTNKLHTFREARKEMSVTMNGIRASTKSEKESVNTSLEALKQLSERMNELVVSAEMEKELLTKELKSSREAVKQLSQELNEVRASTDREKESLNTFKEALKRLSEMMNELRVSAGTEKELLMKELKASRDREKELLNSKEAFKQLSEMMNDLKVSTKAEKEFLTKELKSSGEEVKQLSQEMNEVRASTDREKESLNTSKEALKQLSEMMNELRVSAEKEKELLTKKLKSSREAVKQLSQENNELRAAAPSDEYDETDSSSPTLFKKFKGFFVSSKSSTAGRRSHQKTQLKELEVTSEASGKRLKEEQGSVKEMEKHRAVSPSNECDEPGASRPTLFRKFKGFFGSSKSTRQGRRSHKKTTKELKINTEASSGMQLLAVNEDHLEDVQEHEERTDKLEILGSKEVEMDSTASSGRCKAGLSLVKNTNSGKRYHKMTDGQEGLESDGGKRSNGMVPTNSSVDNHVSQNHFDVEATINQTTDRQQSIRNDVALQQMFAYFITQRACCGGDCCSHFFKQICGGPSRCSGPGQLPPMRYAQSLPSLQHTMDSRDLVNSEIKIEQQPKSQKQQEGSKVVFELKVQEQDRYSYQWLKDGAELEGKCDATLILDNVELREFGWYSCLVCSQENFGINCESSRAWLDVVPSQNGTKLKTFSEVDLSTCDRIASYLEKKVSYGLGGDRQAAAVFGMTGDMIGALGASKSAGQEVIEFVKVTKPDITVYTVCKQLKGDKMRRFDIAKILENHLTITESEV from the exons ATGCAGAGTGGCAGCGGAGTATATCTGGGCGATGAAG GTTCTGCAGAGAGGAATGATGTTCTTCTTAAGAGAGCAGAAGAGGTTTCTGTGGGATCCACTCAAATGCTTGGACAATTTCAAG AGTCTTTTGGTGAGAGGCTAGACACCTATACACAACGCATGGAGAAGCTCTCAGAGGAGATAGTTGGGCTGATAG taATGAAGGAGAGGGAAAAAGATTTAATGACGAACAAGCTGCACACCTTCAGAGAAGCCCGTAAAGAGATGTCAGTGACAATGAATGGAATTAGAG CATCAACAAAGAGCGAGAAAGAGTCAGTGAACACCTCCCTAGAAGCCTTAAAACAGCTCTCAGAGAGGATGAATGAACTTGTAG TGTCCGCGGAGATGGAAAAAGAGTTACTGACGAAAGAGCTGAAATCATCCAGAGAAGCTGTAAAACAGCTTTCACAAGAATTAAATGAAGTGAGAG CATCAACGGATAGGGAAAAAGAGTCACTGAACACCTTTAAAGAAGCCTTAAAACGGCTTTCAGAGATGATGAATGAACTTAGAG TGTCCGCAGGGACTGAGAAAGAGTTACTGATGAAAGAGCTGAAAGCATCTAGAGATAGGGAAAAAGAGTTATTGAACTCCAAAGAAGCCTTTAAACAGCTGTCAGAGATGATGAACGATCTTAAAG TATCCACAAAGGCAGAAAAAGAGTTTCTGACGAAAGAGCTGAAATCATCCGGAGAAGAAGTAAAACAGCTTTCACAGGAAATGAATGAAGTGAGAG CATCAACGGATAGGGAAAAAGAGTCACTGAACACCTCTAAAGAAGCCCTAAAACAGCTTTCAGAGATGATGAATGAACTTAGAG TGTCCGCAGAGAAGGAAAAAGAGTTACTGACGAAAAAGCTGAAATCATCTAGAGAAGCCGTGAAACAGCTTTCACAGGAGAATAATGAACTGAGAG CGGCAGCGCCATCAGATGAATATGATGAAACAGATTCTTCAAGCCCGacgctttttaaaaaatttaaag GCTTCTTTGTCTCATCAAAGTCATCCACAGCGGGAAGGCGTTCACATCAaaaaactcaattgaaagaGCTTGAAGTAACTTCAGAAG CTTCAGGCAAGAGACTAAAAGAGGAACAAGGGAGtgtcaaagaaatggaaaaacataGGG ctgtGTCGCCATCAAATGAATGTGATGAGCCAGGTGCATCAAGGCCAACGCTTTTCAGGAAGTTTAAAG GCTTTTTTGGCTCATCAAAGTCAACACGACAGGGAAGGCGTTCacataaaaaaacaacgaaaGAGCTTAAAATTAACACCGAag CTTCTTCAGGAATGCAGCTGTTAGCCGTGAATGAAGACCATCTTGAAGATGTTCAAGAGCACGAAGAGAGGACAGACAAACTGGAAATTTTAGGAAGTAAAGAAGTGGAAATGGACAGTACtg CTTCTTCAGGAAGATGTAAAGCCGGTCTTTCCCTCGTTAAAAATACCAATTCTGGGAAGCGGTACCACAAGATGACGGACGGTCAGGAAGGTTTGGAGAGTGACGGAGGGAAACGAAGCAATG GAATGGTTCCAACTAACAGTTCCGTGGATAACCATGTCAGCCAAAACCATTTTGACGTAGAAGCCACAATCAATCAAACGACAGACAGGCAGCAAAGTATTCGCAATGACGTAGCTCTGCAGCAAATGTTTG CGTATTTCATTACTCAAAGGGCATGTTGTGGAGGAGACTGTTGTAGTCATTTCTTTAAACAA ATATGCGGTGGTCCATCACGGTGCTCAG GTCCAGGACAACTTCCACCAATGCGCTATGCTCAAAGTCTACCTTCACTACAACATACAATGGACAGTAGGGACCTAGTCAAC AGCGAAATAAAGATCGAACAGCAACCTAAATCTCAAAAACAACAGGAAGGTTCAAAAGTGGTTTTTGAGTTGAAGGTGCAGGAGCAGGATAGATATTCCTATCAATGGCTGAAAGATGGAGCCGAACTGGAGGGAAAGTGCGATGCCACCCTTATCCTTGATAATGTTGAGCTCCGTGAATTTGGCTGGTACAGTTGTCTAGTTTGCTctcaagaaaattttggaataaaCTGCGAATCATCACGGGCATGGCTGGACGTTGTCCCTAGTCAGAATGGAACAA AACTAAAAACGTTTTCAGAGGTAGACCTATCAACTTGTGATAGGATAGCTTCCtatctggaaaaaaaagtctCATATGGTCTTGGAGGTGACAGACAGGCGGCCGCTGTGTTTGGCATGACAGGGGACATGATTGGAGCACTTGGAGCATCCAAGTCCGCTGGACAAGAGGTCATTGAATTTGTGAAGGTGACTAAACCGGACATCACAGTTTACACAGTTTGTAAACAGTTAAAGGGCGACAAAATGAGGCGTTTTGATATCGCAAAGATCTTGGAGAACCATCTTACAATTACTGAAAGTGAAGTCTAG
- the LOC131776531 gene encoding uncharacterized protein has translation MQATLSICLLIFGVCLQGDFCESNKICHGKQYTVKSADGNFEKCQPCGVCNEGWGLEPKCGSIVISPVNETYCQRCHDGITYSDTYDSSPCYMCQRCAEHEIEKTSCTSDTNTKCSGTCEYGYYYNAQDASHACHECSHCCSDGKDEIQAECVRHGLEKRHCSLRMDTNCGPTIKPSISSNTGDSGKFRPIYILYICIGALVGVVILLVAVLLKRRNAGQNNLSEDTNPEQGIKQHEAQPMIHINGRADPQLDNSNLTTPTQSGKYNHESTQVSSGTTLHPVFSGLNPGYAHSNAGTPRVSPKGTPDLSRQQDGQIKIIQHPKRQKQKDGFRVEFSCKCEVPGGTQVSYQWLKDDQELEGKTSDTLLLESVRIQDFGLYRCQVSRSGDTGMELVKSEPAELIVTPGLGKKLKTLRELEFDTKKRVAVLLENTAPGVGGWREVAHRYGMNKDLVKNLETKQDPGTQVMDFLQASKPDLQVYSFCKTLKEKNCFNIVKVLEDELVN, from the exons ATGCAAGCGACGTTATCGATTTGTTTATTGATCTTCGGCGTTTGTTTGCAA GGAGATTTCTGTgaaagtaataaaatatgtCATGGAAAGCAATACACTGTTAAAAGTGCTGatggaaactttgaaaaatgtcaGCCTTGTGGAGTCTGCAATGAGGGATGGGGGCTGGAACCAAAATGTGGAAGTATTGTTATAAGCCCTGTGAATGAAACTTATTGCCAGCGTTGCCATGATGGAATAACATATTCTGACACTTATGACTCTTCTCCTTGTTATATGTGTCAGCGCTGTGCAGAACATGAGATTGAAAAAACATCCTGCACAAGTGATACAAACACCAAATGCAGTGGAACTTGTGAATATGGTTATTACTATAATGCTCAGGATGCATCACATGCATGTCATGAGTGTTCTCATTGTTGTTCTGATGGAAAAGATGAGATACAAGCAGAATGTGTAAGACATGGCCTTGAAAAAAGACACTGCAGCCTGCGAATGGATACAAACTGTGGTCCTACCATAAAACCTTCAATTAGCAGCAATACTGGAGATTCAGGAAAATTTAGGCCAATTTACATCCTGTATATTTGTATTGGTGCACTTGTTGGTGTAGTAATTTTACTTGTTGCAGTATTACTTAAAAGAAGAAATGCAGGTCAAAATAACCTGTCAGAGGACACCAATCCTGAGCAGGGTATTAAGCAGCATGAGGCCCAACCAATGATTCACATAAATGGACGTGCTGACCCTCAGCTTGACAACAGTAATCTGACAACTCCAACAC AAAGTGGAAAATACAACCATGAGTCTACACAAGTTTCCAGTGGCACTACACTTCACCCAGTTTTCTCTGGACTGAATCCTGGTTATGCTCATTCCAACGCTGGAACACCTCGTGTGTCACCCAAGGGAACACCTGATTTATCCAGGCAGCAGGATG GGCAGATAAAAATTATCCAGCACCCTAAAcgtcaaaaacaaaaagatggatTTCGTGTGGAATTCTCATGCAAATGTGAGGTACCTGGTGGAACTCAAGTTTCGTACCAGTGGTTAAAAGATGACCAAGAACTTGAGGGAAAAACCTCGGACACTCTCCTCTTGGAGTCTGTTAGAATACAAGATTTCGGGTTGTACAGATGCCAGGTTTCTCGTTCAGGTGACACAGGAATGGAACTGGTTAAGTCAGAACCCGCAGAATTGATCGTTACTCCAGGCCTTGGAAAAA AATTAAAGACTCTACGAGAGCTCGAATTTGATACAAAAAAACGAGTTGCTGTGCTTCTTGAGAATACAGCTCCAGGTGTTGGTGGATGGAGGGAAGTAGCTCATCGCTACGGAATGAATAAGGATTTAGTGAAAAATTTGGAGACTAAACAGGACCCTGGAACGCAGGTTATGGACTTTCTACAGGCATCTAAACCGGATTTACAAGTTTACAGCTTTTGCAAaacactcaaagaaaaaaattgcttcaatATTGTAAAAGTCTTAGAAGACGAGCTAGTTAATTAG